Proteins co-encoded in one Conger conger chromosome 4, fConCon1.1, whole genome shotgun sequence genomic window:
- the LOC133127388 gene encoding interferon-induced protein 44-like isoform X4 — protein sequence MTFSFGMAKMTAVPPATSFESEDAPLFSVNKDETDEKKNALTLPRLNIGPKAEPAKAKAAYKPAFVFASRKGEVDKKEKVEWELLESPWRKVAFSADNREALVDSVSSYKPSCASVSEARVLLLGPVGAGKSSFISSVHSAFSGRVTNRAMVGTSSTSFTQKVEQQSNAGHLRSYTIRRRGESGDQPVALTLCDTMGLGTADMTGPSLHDVLSVIKGHAPEGHKFSPDQPLRTETLGYVKKPLASERIHCVAFVLDATKIDSYGKGVHQVALLTHVDQLCPETACDITKVYRSRLVQNTMKKAAALLGMSMSYLVPVKNYSCELDVEGDTDALLLSAVQHLLQYVELHFQDLADLRLV from the exons atgacattttcgtTTGGAATGGCTAAAATGACAGCGGTGCCTCCCGCGACCTCGTTTGAATCCGAAGATGCCCCATTGTTCAGTGTCAACAAAGATGAAAcggatgagaaaaaaaatg CATTAACCCTACCAAGGCTGAACATAGGACCCAAGGCAGAGCCAGCAAAAGCCAAAGCAGCCTACAAACCTGCATTTGTGTTCGCATCCAGAAAAGGTGAAGTGGACAAGAAGGAAAAGG TGGAGTGGGAATTGTTGGAGTCTCCATGGAGGAAGGTGGCCTTTTCAGCGGA CAACAGGGAGGCTCTGGTTGATTCTGTAAGCTCCTACAAGCCCAGCTGTGCTTCTGTATCTGAGGCTCGGGTTCTGCTGCTCGGCCCGGTCGGGGCGGGCAAGTCTAGCTTCATCAGCTCTGTTCATTCTGCCTTCTCTGGGAGAGTCACCAACCGAGCCATGGTTGGAACTTCTTCTACAAGCTTCACGCAAAAGGTAGAGCAGCAGAGCAATGCTGGACAT ctccGATCCTACACCATTCGGAGACGTGGAGAGAGTGGTGATCAGCCAGTGGCCTTAACTCTGTGCGATACCATGGGCCTGGGGACGGCTGATATGACTGGCCCGTCCCTCCATGATGTTCTGTCTGTAATCAAGGGTCACGCACCTGAGGGACACAAG TTCAGCCCTGATCAGCCCTTGAGGACAGAGACGCTGGGCTATGTGAAGAAGCCGTTGGCCAGTGAGAGGATCCACTGTGTGGCCTTTGTGCTGGATGCCACAAAAATAGACTCCTATGGCAAAG GTGTGCACCAGGTTGCACTGCTGACACACGTGGACCAGCTGTGCCCGGAAACCGCTTGTGACATCACCAAGGTGTACCGGAGCCGGCTGGTGCAGAACACG ATGAAGAAGGCTGCAGCTCTGCTGGGCATGTCCATGTCCTACCTGGTGCCAGTGAAGAACTACTCCTGTGAGCTGGATGTGGAGGGGGACACGGACGCCCTGCTCCTCAGTGCGGTCCAGCACCTTCTGCAGTACGTGGAGCTGCACTTCCAGGACCTCGCAGACCTCAGACTTGTGTAA
- the LOC133127388 gene encoding interferon-induced protein 44-like isoform X2, protein MTFSFGMAKMTAVPPATSFESEDAPLFSVNKDETDEKKNALTLPRLNIGPKAEPAKAKAAYKPAFVFASRKGEVDKKEKVEWELLESPWRKVAFSAEEALVDSVSSYKPSCASVSEARVLLLGPVGAGKSSFISSVHSAFSGRVTNRAMVGTSSTSFTQKVEQQSNAGHLRSYTIRRRGESGDQPVALTLCDTMGLGTADMTGPSLHDVLSVIKGHAPEGHKFSPDQPLRTETLGYVKKPLASERIHCVAFVLDATKIDSYGKGMGGTFQQLREHISNLSVHQVALLTHVDQLCPETACDITKVYRSRLVQNTMKKAAALLGMSMSYLVPVKNYSCELDVEGDTDALLLSAVQHLLQYVELHFQDLADLRLV, encoded by the exons atgacattttcgtTTGGAATGGCTAAAATGACAGCGGTGCCTCCCGCGACCTCGTTTGAATCCGAAGATGCCCCATTGTTCAGTGTCAACAAAGATGAAAcggatgagaaaaaaaatg CATTAACCCTACCAAGGCTGAACATAGGACCCAAGGCAGAGCCAGCAAAAGCCAAAGCAGCCTACAAACCTGCATTTGTGTTCGCATCCAGAAAAGGTGAAGTGGACAAGAAGGAAAAGG TGGAGTGGGAATTGTTGGAGTCTCCATGGAGGAAGGTGGCCTTTTCAGCGGA GGAGGCTCTGGTTGATTCTGTAAGCTCCTACAAGCCCAGCTGTGCTTCTGTATCTGAGGCTCGGGTTCTGCTGCTCGGCCCGGTCGGGGCGGGCAAGTCTAGCTTCATCAGCTCTGTTCATTCTGCCTTCTCTGGGAGAGTCACCAACCGAGCCATGGTTGGAACTTCTTCTACAAGCTTCACGCAAAAGGTAGAGCAGCAGAGCAATGCTGGACAT ctccGATCCTACACCATTCGGAGACGTGGAGAGAGTGGTGATCAGCCAGTGGCCTTAACTCTGTGCGATACCATGGGCCTGGGGACGGCTGATATGACTGGCCCGTCCCTCCATGATGTTCTGTCTGTAATCAAGGGTCACGCACCTGAGGGACACAAG TTCAGCCCTGATCAGCCCTTGAGGACAGAGACGCTGGGCTATGTGAAGAAGCCGTTGGCCAGTGAGAGGATCCACTGTGTGGCCTTTGTGCTGGATGCCACAAAAATAGACTCCTATGGCAAAGGCATGGGCGGCACCTTCCAGCAGCTGAGAGAGCATATCAGTAACCTGA GTGTGCACCAGGTTGCACTGCTGACACACGTGGACCAGCTGTGCCCGGAAACCGCTTGTGACATCACCAAGGTGTACCGGAGCCGGCTGGTGCAGAACACG ATGAAGAAGGCTGCAGCTCTGCTGGGCATGTCCATGTCCTACCTGGTGCCAGTGAAGAACTACTCCTGTGAGCTGGATGTGGAGGGGGACACGGACGCCCTGCTCCTCAGTGCGGTCCAGCACCTTCTGCAGTACGTGGAGCTGCACTTCCAGGACCTCGCAGACCTCAGACTTGTGTAA
- the LOC133127388 gene encoding interferon-induced protein 44-like isoform X5, with protein sequence MEEGGLFSGLRSYTIRRRGESGDQPVALTLCDTMGLGTADMTGPSLHDVLSVIKGHAPEGHKFSPDQPLRTETLGYVKKPLASERIHCVAFVLDATKIDSYGKGMGGTFQQLREHISNLSVHQVALLTHVDQLCPETACDITKVYRSRLVQNTMKKAAALLGMSMSYLVPVKNYSCELDVEGDTDALLLSAVQHLLQYVELHFQDLADLRLV encoded by the exons ATGGAGGAAGGTGGCCTTTTCAGCGGA ctccGATCCTACACCATTCGGAGACGTGGAGAGAGTGGTGATCAGCCAGTGGCCTTAACTCTGTGCGATACCATGGGCCTGGGGACGGCTGATATGACTGGCCCGTCCCTCCATGATGTTCTGTCTGTAATCAAGGGTCACGCACCTGAGGGACACAAG TTCAGCCCTGATCAGCCCTTGAGGACAGAGACGCTGGGCTATGTGAAGAAGCCGTTGGCCAGTGAGAGGATCCACTGTGTGGCCTTTGTGCTGGATGCCACAAAAATAGACTCCTATGGCAAAGGCATGGGCGGCACCTTCCAGCAGCTGAGAGAGCATATCAGTAACCTGA GTGTGCACCAGGTTGCACTGCTGACACACGTGGACCAGCTGTGCCCGGAAACCGCTTGTGACATCACCAAGGTGTACCGGAGCCGGCTGGTGCAGAACACG ATGAAGAAGGCTGCAGCTCTGCTGGGCATGTCCATGTCCTACCTGGTGCCAGTGAAGAACTACTCCTGTGAGCTGGATGTGGAGGGGGACACGGACGCCCTGCTCCTCAGTGCGGTCCAGCACCTTCTGCAGTACGTGGAGCTGCACTTCCAGGACCTCGCAGACCTCAGACTTGTGTAA
- the LOC133127388 gene encoding interferon-induced protein 44-like isoform X1: MTFSFGMAKMTAVPPATSFESEDAPLFSVNKDETDEKKNALTLPRLNIGPKAEPAKAKAAYKPAFVFASRKGEVDKKEKVEWELLESPWRKVAFSADNREALVDSVSSYKPSCASVSEARVLLLGPVGAGKSSFISSVHSAFSGRVTNRAMVGTSSTSFTQKVEQQSNAGHLRSYTIRRRGESGDQPVALTLCDTMGLGTADMTGPSLHDVLSVIKGHAPEGHKFSPDQPLRTETLGYVKKPLASERIHCVAFVLDATKIDSYGKGMGGTFQQLREHISNLSVHQVALLTHVDQLCPETACDITKVYRSRLVQNTMKKAAALLGMSMSYLVPVKNYSCELDVEGDTDALLLSAVQHLLQYVELHFQDLADLRLV; encoded by the exons atgacattttcgtTTGGAATGGCTAAAATGACAGCGGTGCCTCCCGCGACCTCGTTTGAATCCGAAGATGCCCCATTGTTCAGTGTCAACAAAGATGAAAcggatgagaaaaaaaatg CATTAACCCTACCAAGGCTGAACATAGGACCCAAGGCAGAGCCAGCAAAAGCCAAAGCAGCCTACAAACCTGCATTTGTGTTCGCATCCAGAAAAGGTGAAGTGGACAAGAAGGAAAAGG TGGAGTGGGAATTGTTGGAGTCTCCATGGAGGAAGGTGGCCTTTTCAGCGGA CAACAGGGAGGCTCTGGTTGATTCTGTAAGCTCCTACAAGCCCAGCTGTGCTTCTGTATCTGAGGCTCGGGTTCTGCTGCTCGGCCCGGTCGGGGCGGGCAAGTCTAGCTTCATCAGCTCTGTTCATTCTGCCTTCTCTGGGAGAGTCACCAACCGAGCCATGGTTGGAACTTCTTCTACAAGCTTCACGCAAAAGGTAGAGCAGCAGAGCAATGCTGGACAT ctccGATCCTACACCATTCGGAGACGTGGAGAGAGTGGTGATCAGCCAGTGGCCTTAACTCTGTGCGATACCATGGGCCTGGGGACGGCTGATATGACTGGCCCGTCCCTCCATGATGTTCTGTCTGTAATCAAGGGTCACGCACCTGAGGGACACAAG TTCAGCCCTGATCAGCCCTTGAGGACAGAGACGCTGGGCTATGTGAAGAAGCCGTTGGCCAGTGAGAGGATCCACTGTGTGGCCTTTGTGCTGGATGCCACAAAAATAGACTCCTATGGCAAAGGCATGGGCGGCACCTTCCAGCAGCTGAGAGAGCATATCAGTAACCTGA GTGTGCACCAGGTTGCACTGCTGACACACGTGGACCAGCTGTGCCCGGAAACCGCTTGTGACATCACCAAGGTGTACCGGAGCCGGCTGGTGCAGAACACG ATGAAGAAGGCTGCAGCTCTGCTGGGCATGTCCATGTCCTACCTGGTGCCAGTGAAGAACTACTCCTGTGAGCTGGATGTGGAGGGGGACACGGACGCCCTGCTCCTCAGTGCGGTCCAGCACCTTCTGCAGTACGTGGAGCTGCACTTCCAGGACCTCGCAGACCTCAGACTTGTGTAA
- the LOC133127388 gene encoding interferon-induced protein 44-like isoform X3, translating into MTFSFGMAKMTAVPPATSFESEDAPLFSVNKDETDEKKNALTLPRLNIGPKAEPAKAKAAYKPAFVFASRKGEVDKKEKVEWELLESPWRKVAFSADNREALVDSVSSYKPSCASVSEARVLLLGPVGAGKSSFISSVHSAFSGRVTNRAMVGTSSTSFTQKLRSYTIRRRGESGDQPVALTLCDTMGLGTADMTGPSLHDVLSVIKGHAPEGHKFSPDQPLRTETLGYVKKPLASERIHCVAFVLDATKIDSYGKGMGGTFQQLREHISNLSVHQVALLTHVDQLCPETACDITKVYRSRLVQNTMKKAAALLGMSMSYLVPVKNYSCELDVEGDTDALLLSAVQHLLQYVELHFQDLADLRLV; encoded by the exons atgacattttcgtTTGGAATGGCTAAAATGACAGCGGTGCCTCCCGCGACCTCGTTTGAATCCGAAGATGCCCCATTGTTCAGTGTCAACAAAGATGAAAcggatgagaaaaaaaatg CATTAACCCTACCAAGGCTGAACATAGGACCCAAGGCAGAGCCAGCAAAAGCCAAAGCAGCCTACAAACCTGCATTTGTGTTCGCATCCAGAAAAGGTGAAGTGGACAAGAAGGAAAAGG TGGAGTGGGAATTGTTGGAGTCTCCATGGAGGAAGGTGGCCTTTTCAGCGGA CAACAGGGAGGCTCTGGTTGATTCTGTAAGCTCCTACAAGCCCAGCTGTGCTTCTGTATCTGAGGCTCGGGTTCTGCTGCTCGGCCCGGTCGGGGCGGGCAAGTCTAGCTTCATCAGCTCTGTTCATTCTGCCTTCTCTGGGAGAGTCACCAACCGAGCCATGGTTGGAACTTCTTCTACAAGCTTCACGCAAAAG ctccGATCCTACACCATTCGGAGACGTGGAGAGAGTGGTGATCAGCCAGTGGCCTTAACTCTGTGCGATACCATGGGCCTGGGGACGGCTGATATGACTGGCCCGTCCCTCCATGATGTTCTGTCTGTAATCAAGGGTCACGCACCTGAGGGACACAAG TTCAGCCCTGATCAGCCCTTGAGGACAGAGACGCTGGGCTATGTGAAGAAGCCGTTGGCCAGTGAGAGGATCCACTGTGTGGCCTTTGTGCTGGATGCCACAAAAATAGACTCCTATGGCAAAGGCATGGGCGGCACCTTCCAGCAGCTGAGAGAGCATATCAGTAACCTGA GTGTGCACCAGGTTGCACTGCTGACACACGTGGACCAGCTGTGCCCGGAAACCGCTTGTGACATCACCAAGGTGTACCGGAGCCGGCTGGTGCAGAACACG ATGAAGAAGGCTGCAGCTCTGCTGGGCATGTCCATGTCCTACCTGGTGCCAGTGAAGAACTACTCCTGTGAGCTGGATGTGGAGGGGGACACGGACGCCCTGCTCCTCAGTGCGGTCCAGCACCTTCTGCAGTACGTGGAGCTGCACTTCCAGGACCTCGCAGACCTCAGACTTGTGTAA